The window ATGATTCTAACGGGTAAGATTTTCTGTAGTCCAGCACCGACAATAACACCTAACAAGGATGATAAGATTAAAGCACAGGCAGAACCTAAAAAAACAATCCAAGGTGATTTACCTGAAGCCGCAAAACCGACAGTGGCTAATTGCGTCTTGTCACCGAGTTCGGCTAAAAATACCGAGACAAAAGTCATCGCAAAAAGTTTAAAGTCCATTATGCTTTCCTCCAAAGATATTTATTAAATTAAACACCGCATCGGTCATCTGAAACGGATTTTTATCTATTAAATCAAAGGCAACATCGGGCATCATCTAATCCTGTGTCTTATTTATAATTACAATAACATTGAAGTCCATTGCGGTCAGAAAATTTATTATAAATCATAGTGAAAACTAAAAGAAAATCAAGAAATTATTTATAAT of the candidate division WOR-3 bacterium genome contains:
- a CDS encoding TMEM165/GDT1 family protein; protein product: MDFKLFAMTFVSVFLAELGDKTQLATVGFAASGKSPWIVFLGSACALILSSLLGVIVGAGLQKILPVRIIHIISGLLFIGIGILLIIRNTRL